One genomic segment of Oscillospiraceae bacterium includes these proteins:
- the rsxA gene encoding electron transport complex subunit RsxA, whose amino-acid sequence MDLTRLFSIALGAILIENFVLVKFLGICPFLGVSKKMDTALGMSMAVIFVMGAASAATWCVNTWLLTPLSLGYMRTVAFILVIAALVQLVEMFLQKAAPALYNALGIYLPLITTNCAVLGVAILNVDNAYSFLESVVYGVTAALGFTLAILLFASVRERLTFAGYPAPFEGFPIALITAGLLAMAFMGFSGLKVFP is encoded by the coding sequence GTGGATCTCACTCGGCTGTTCTCCATCGCGCTGGGCGCGATTCTCATTGAAAATTTTGTGCTCGTGAAGTTTTTGGGCATCTGCCCCTTCCTCGGTGTCTCGAAAAAGATGGACACGGCGCTGGGGATGAGCATGGCCGTCATCTTCGTCATGGGCGCGGCGTCGGCGGCCACCTGGTGTGTGAACACCTGGCTGCTGACCCCGCTCTCCCTCGGCTACATGCGCACGGTGGCCTTCATCCTCGTCATTGCGGCGCTCGTACAGCTCGTCGAAATGTTCCTGCAAAAGGCGGCGCCGGCGCTCTACAACGCGCTGGGGATCTATCTGCCGCTCATCACAACGAACTGCGCCGTGCTCGGCGTCGCCATCTTAAATGTGGACAATGCGTATTCGTTCCTCGAGAGCGTCGTCTACGGCGTGACGGCGGCGCTGGGGTTCACGCTGGCGATCCTGCTCTTCGCCAGTGTCCGGGAAAGGCTGACGTTCGCGGGCTACCCCGCCCCGTTTGAGGGATTTCCCATCGCACTCATCACCGCCGGCCTCCTCGCAATGGCGTTCATGGGCTTCAGCGGGCTGAAGGTGTTCCCGTGA
- a CDS encoding RnfABCDGE type electron transport complex subunit B, with product MTINVLFAVLVLGGLGGVLALVLGGASQVLAVEKDERLDDVLAALPGANCGGCGYAGCAALAEALVAGQADVGACPVGGAATAEALAALLGVELKKNTRLTALVRCSGGVRARRKFDYVGLPDCVAAMRLGDGGPLECSYGCIGLGSCVAACPFGAISVRDDVAVVDHERCTGCLTCTKVCPKSLIIPVPYYADIVVACSSHERGGVLRKVCDIGCLGCRICEKICKHGAVTITDSLASIDYEKCVSCGDCAEKCPRRLIVDTNLDRGPRRLSEAD from the coding sequence ATGACGATCAATGTGTTGTTTGCCGTGTTGGTGCTGGGCGGGCTCGGCGGCGTGCTGGCGCTGGTGTTGGGCGGCGCGTCCCAGGTGTTGGCTGTCGAGAAGGATGAGCGGCTGGACGATGTGCTGGCGGCGCTGCCGGGCGCAAACTGCGGCGGCTGCGGCTATGCCGGCTGCGCCGCGCTCGCGGAGGCGCTGGTGGCTGGGCAGGCCGACGTAGGCGCCTGCCCGGTGGGCGGGGCGGCGACGGCCGAGGCGCTGGCGGCGCTTCTCGGTGTGGAACTGAAGAAAAACACCCGTCTGACGGCGCTGGTGCGTTGTTCCGGGGGCGTACGCGCCCGGCGGAAGTTCGACTATGTCGGGCTGCCGGACTGCGTGGCCGCCATGCGGCTCGGCGACGGGGGGCCGCTTGAGTGTTCGTACGGCTGCATCGGCCTAGGGAGTTGTGTGGCCGCCTGTCCGTTCGGCGCGATCTCGGTCCGCGACGACGTGGCCGTGGTCGACCACGAGCGCTGCACGGGCTGCCTGACCTGCACGAAGGTCTGCCCCAAGTCTCTCATCATACCCGTCCCCTACTACGCCGACATCGTAGTGGCCTGTTCCTCCCACGAGCGGGGCGGCGTGCTGCGGAAGGTGTGTGACATCGGCTGCCTCGGCTGCCGCATCTGCGAGAAAATCTGTAAGCACGGCGCCGTCACGATCACCGACAGCCTCGCCTCCATCGACTACGAGAAGTGCGTGAGCTGCGGCGACTGCGCCGAAAAATGTCCCCGCCGCCTGATCGTAGACACAAACCTAGACCGCGGCCCCCGCCGCCTCTCAGAGGCCGACTGA
- a CDS encoding electron transport complex subunit E → MNQTLRQFKNGLLDQNPTLVLLLGMCPTMAISTSLANGLGMGACATLVLICSNSAISLMRKLIPEKIRIAAYVVIIAGFVTLVDMLLGAFLPALSQSLGLFIPLIVVNCIILARAEAYASKNGVVRSALDGLTMGLGFTAALSVVSVIREVLGSGTLLGQRVLPDAFPGVLLLVLPTGGFLTLGFVIAATQKLMAGRKGGKS, encoded by the coding sequence ATGAACCAGACGCTGCGGCAGTTTAAGAACGGACTGCTGGACCAAAACCCCACGCTGGTGCTGCTGCTCGGTATGTGCCCGACCATGGCCATCTCCACATCTCTGGCCAACGGACTCGGGATGGGCGCGTGCGCCACGCTTGTGCTCATCTGTTCAAACTCCGCGATTTCCTTGATGCGAAAGCTCATCCCGGAGAAGATCCGCATCGCCGCGTACGTCGTGATCATCGCCGGATTTGTCACGCTGGTCGATATGCTGCTGGGCGCCTTCTTGCCCGCGTTGTCGCAGAGTTTGGGGCTGTTTATCCCGCTCATCGTCGTAAACTGCATCATCTTGGCGCGGGCGGAGGCCTACGCCTCCAAAAACGGCGTTGTCCGCTCGGCGCTGGACGGGCTCACGATGGGGCTCGGATTCACGGCGGCGCTCTCCGTCGTGTCCGTTATCCGTGAAGTGCTCGGGAGCGGCACGCTGCTGGGGCAGCGCGTATTGCCCGACGCGTTCCCCGGGGTGCTGCTGCTCGTACTGCCCACCGGTGGGTTTCTGACGCTGGGTTTTGTCATCGCGGCCACGCAGAAGCTGATGGCCGGCCGAAAGGGGGGAAAGTCCTGA
- the rpoB gene encoding DNA-directed RNA polymerase subunit beta, which produces MVKDVRYGRTTRKSYARLDDVLEIPNLVEVQKNSYQWFLNVGLRQVFHDVSAITDYTGNLELSFIDFVLEDTLKYSMEECKERDATYAAPLKVRVRLRNRETEEIKEQEIFMGDFPLMTEGGTFIINGAERVIVSQIVRSPGIYFEERPDKGIEPLFSSTVIPYRGAWLEYETDINDIFYVRIDKNRKLPVTSLIRALGIRTDAQIREIFGEDERIVATLEKDPSKTEEDALIEIYRRLRPGEPPTVDSAQTLLHNLFFDTRRYDLSSVGRYKFNKKLALAPRLTSRRLAQPVADPRTGEILAEAGEVLTRERARALEALGVSEATLDVGGKFVKVFSNGMVDMKPFVPFDPAELGVRERVRFSVLCELLDNFEGEALREAVTDKLDSLVPKHILVEDILASVNYMCALVYGIGYPDDIDHLGNRRLRSVGELLQNQFRIGFSRMERVIRERMTIQDLDIVTPQSLINIRPVTASIKEFFGSSPLSQFMDQTNPLAELTHKRRMSALGPGGLSRERANFEVRDVHYSHYGRMCPIETPEGPNIGLISYLSTYARINEYGFIETPYRRIDSGTRRLTDEVMYMTADVEDEYIVAQANEPLAPDGTFRHERITCRHRDEIIEVDSRQVDFVDVSPKMMVSVATAMIPFLENDDANRALMGSNMQRQAVPLLVTEAPIVATGIEYKAACDSGVVKLAAEDGVVTAVSADNITVRYDSGQVKHFRLIKFLRSNQGTCVNQKTIVNIGDRVCPGDVLADGPSTNQGEISLGRNVLIGFMTWEGYNYEDAILINERLVRDDVFTSIHIEEYETEARDTKLGSEEITRDIPNVGEDALKELDERGVIRIGAEVRAGDILVGKVTPKGETELTAEERLLRAIFGEKAREVRDTSLRVPHGESGIVVDVKVFTREGGDELNPGVNMAVRCYIAQKRKISVGDKMAGRHGNKGVISRILPQEDMPFLPDGTPLDIVLNPLGVPSRMNIGQVLEVHLGYAARSLGWKVATPVFDGADEVDIENTLEMAGLRRDGKSILCDGRTGEQFDNPVTVGYVYFLKLAHLVDDKIHARSTGPYSLVTQQPLGGKAQFGGQRFGEMEVWALEAYGAAYTLQEILTVKSDDIVGRVKTYEAIVKGHNVPQPGVPESFKVLIKELQSLGLDVRVLDKNREEIELRDEDEDETFTRPARDEDTRVVEQELASQGFGVEGPDEPAAPEEPEEYGDFLEEEREPEAAEEDLFALE; this is translated from the coding sequence ATGGTCAAGGACGTGCGCTATGGAAGAACGACCCGCAAAAGTTATGCCAGGCTGGACGACGTGCTGGAGATTCCGAATCTGGTTGAGGTGCAGAAAAATTCCTACCAGTGGTTTCTAAACGTAGGGCTGCGTCAGGTGTTCCACGACGTCTCCGCGATCACGGATTACACCGGCAACCTGGAGCTCAGCTTCATCGATTTTGTGCTGGAGGACACCCTCAAGTATTCGATGGAGGAGTGCAAGGAGCGCGACGCCACCTATGCCGCACCGCTCAAAGTGCGGGTGCGCCTGCGCAACCGGGAGACCGAGGAGATCAAAGAGCAAGAGATTTTCATGGGGGATTTCCCGCTCATGACGGAGGGCGGGACTTTTATCATAAACGGCGCCGAGCGCGTCATCGTCTCGCAGATTGTGCGCAGCCCGGGTATCTACTTTGAAGAGCGCCCCGACAAGGGCATCGAGCCGCTGTTTTCCAGCACGGTGATCCCCTACCGGGGCGCCTGGCTTGAGTACGAGACGGACATCAACGACATCTTCTATGTGCGCATCGACAAAAACCGGAAGCTGCCGGTCACTTCCCTCATCCGCGCGTTGGGTATCCGGACGGACGCCCAGATCCGGGAGATCTTCGGCGAGGACGAGCGCATCGTAGCCACACTGGAGAAGGATCCCTCCAAAACGGAAGAAGACGCCCTCATCGAGATTTACCGGCGCCTGCGTCCGGGTGAGCCGCCGACGGTGGACAGCGCCCAGACGCTGCTCCACAACCTCTTCTTCGACACGCGCCGCTACGACCTCAGCAGCGTGGGCCGGTACAAGTTCAACAAAAAACTCGCCCTGGCGCCCCGGCTCACCTCCCGCCGGCTGGCGCAGCCGGTGGCCGATCCGCGCACCGGCGAGATCTTGGCCGAGGCAGGCGAGGTTCTTACCCGGGAGCGCGCCCGCGCGCTGGAGGCGCTGGGCGTGTCCGAGGCGACGCTCGACGTCGGCGGGAAGTTTGTCAAAGTGTTTTCAAACGGCATGGTCGACATGAAGCCCTTTGTCCCCTTTGACCCGGCGGAACTGGGCGTGCGCGAGCGTGTGCGCTTCTCTGTGCTGTGTGAGCTGCTCGACAACTTCGAGGGCGAGGCGCTGCGGGAAGCCGTTACGGACAAGCTGGACTCTCTGGTGCCGAAGCACATCCTTGTGGAGGACATCCTGGCCTCCGTCAACTACATGTGTGCGCTGGTGTACGGCATCGGCTACCCGGACGACATCGATCATCTGGGCAACCGCCGTCTGCGCAGCGTGGGCGAACTGCTGCAAAACCAGTTCCGCATCGGCTTTTCGCGGATGGAGCGCGTGATCCGTGAGCGCATGACGATTCAGGATCTAGACATCGTGACGCCGCAGTCGCTGATCAACATCCGCCCGGTGACGGCGTCTATCAAAGAGTTCTTCGGCTCGTCGCCGCTTTCCCAGTTTATGGATCAGACGAACCCGCTGGCCGAGCTGACGCACAAGCGCCGTATGTCGGCGCTGGGGCCCGGCGGCCTTTCGCGCGAGCGCGCCAACTTCGAGGTGCGCGACGTGCACTACAGCCACTACGGCCGCATGTGCCCGATCGAGACGCCGGAAGGTCCGAACATCGGCCTTATCTCCTATCTCTCCACCTACGCCCGTATCAACGAGTACGGCTTCATCGAGACGCCCTACCGCCGGATCGACTCGGGGACGCGCCGCCTCACCGACGAGGTGATGTATATGACGGCCGATGTGGAAGATGAATACATTGTGGCGCAGGCGAACGAACCCCTCGCGCCGGACGGTACCTTCCGGCATGAGCGCATCACCTGCCGCCACCGCGACGAGATCATCGAGGTCGACAGCCGCCAGGTGGACTTTGTGGACGTGTCTCCGAAGATGATGGTCTCCGTGGCCACGGCCATGATTCCCTTTCTCGAAAACGACGACGCGAACCGCGCGCTCATGGGCTCCAACATGCAGCGGCAGGCGGTGCCCCTGCTGGTGACGGAGGCCCCTATCGTGGCCACCGGCATTGAGTACAAGGCGGCCTGCGACTCGGGCGTCGTCAAGCTGGCCGCGGAGGACGGTGTCGTCACGGCGGTGTCCGCCGACAACATCACGGTGCGCTACGACAGCGGCCAGGTCAAACATTTCCGGCTCATCAAATTTTTGCGCTCCAACCAGGGTACCTGCGTCAACCAGAAAACCATTGTGAATATTGGCGATAGGGTGTGCCCGGGCGACGTGCTGGCCGACGGCCCTTCCACGAACCAGGGGGAGATCTCCCTCGGGCGCAATGTGCTGATCGGGTTCATGACGTGGGAGGGCTACAACTACGAGGACGCAATTTTGATCAACGAGCGGCTCGTGCGCGACGACGTGTTCACTTCGATCCACATCGAGGAGTACGAGACCGAGGCGCGCGACACGAAGCTGGGCTCCGAGGAGATCACCCGTGATATCCCCAATGTGGGCGAGGACGCGCTGAAAGAGCTCGACGAGCGCGGCGTCATCCGCATCGGCGCGGAGGTGCGCGCGGGGGACATTCTGGTGGGCAAGGTGACGCCGAAGGGCGAGACGGAGCTGACCGCCGAAGAGCGGCTGCTGCGCGCGATCTTTGGCGAGAAGGCGCGCGAGGTGCGCGACACTTCTCTGCGGGTACCCCACGGCGAGAGCGGTATTGTGGTGGACGTCAAAGTGTTCACGCGCGAGGGCGGCGACGAGCTGAACCCCGGCGTCAACATGGCGGTGCGCTGTTACATCGCGCAAAAGCGCAAGATCAGCGTGGGCGATAAGATGGCCGGACGGCACGGCAACAAGGGCGTCATCTCTCGGATCCTGCCGCAGGAGGACATGCCCTTCCTGCCGGACGGCACGCCGCTCGACATCGTGCTAAACCCCCTCGGCGTCCCGTCGCGTATGAACATCGGGCAGGTGCTGGAAGTGCATCTCGGCTACGCGGCCCGCTCGTTGGGCTGGAAGGTGGCCACGCCCGTATTCGACGGCGCCGACGAAGTTGACATCGAAAACACGCTGGAGATGGCGGGGCTGCGGCGCGACGGCAAGAGCATTTTGTGCGACGGACGCACCGGGGAGCAGTTTGACAACCCGGTCACCGTCGGTTACGTGTACTTTTTAAAGCTCGCCCACCTGGTGGACGACAAGATCCACGCGCGCTCCACCGGGCCGTACTCGCTGGTCACACAGCAGCCGCTCGGCGGCAAGGCGCAGTTTGGCGGCCAGCGTTTCGGCGAAATGGAGGTGTGGGCCCTGGAGGCTTACGGCGCCGCCTACACCCTGCAGGAGATCCTGACGGTCAAGTCCGACGACATCGTCGGGCGCGTCAAGACATACGAGGCCATTGTCAAGGGCCACAACGTGCCGCAGCCGGGCGTACCGGAGTCGTTTAAGGTGCTCATCAAGGAGCTCCAGTCGCTGGGGCTGGACGTCCGCGTTCTGGACAAGAACCGGGAGGAGATCGAGCTCAGAGACGAGGACGAGGATGAGACCTTCACGCGGCCGGCGCGCGACGAGGACACGCGCGTGGTCGAACAGGAACTGGCGTCTCAGGGTTTCGGTGTGGAGGGCCCGGACGAGCCGGCGGCGCCGGAGGAACCGGAGGAGTACGGCGACTTCCTCGAAGAGGAGCGCGAGCCGGAGGCCGCCGAGGAGGATCTGTTTGCTCTGGAATAG
- the gap gene encoding type I glyceraldehyde-3-phosphate dehydrogenase, with amino-acid sequence MSIKIGINGFGRIGRLVFRAGLANPQVEFVGINDPFMSPDYMAYMLRYDTVHGRFDGEVSYDDSSITVNGKKILFFAEKDPANIPWGKIGAQYVVDATGIFHSKDKAKAHIDAGAKKVVYTGPSKDDTPMFVCGVNLDKYTPDMQFVSNASCTTNCLAPLAKVIHDKFGITDGLMTTIHATTATQLTVDGASKKDWRGGRAASGNIIPSSTGAAKAVGKVIPELNGKLTGLSMRVPTLDVSVVDLTVNLKTPAKYDEICAVIKAASEGPLKGILGYTEDSVVSSDFVGESRTSVFDAKAGIALTDTFVKLVAWYDNEWGYSSKVIDLIVYMNSVDNK; translated from the coding sequence ATGAGTATCAAGATCGGCATCAACGGCTTTGGGCGCATCGGGCGTCTGGTGTTCCGGGCGGGCCTCGCGAACCCACAGGTGGAGTTTGTGGGCATCAACGACCCTTTTATGTCCCCGGACTATATGGCCTACATGCTCCGTTACGACACGGTGCACGGCCGCTTTGACGGGGAGGTCTCGTACGACGACAGCTCCATCACTGTGAATGGGAAGAAGATTCTCTTCTTCGCCGAAAAAGACCCGGCGAACATCCCCTGGGGCAAGATCGGCGCTCAGTACGTGGTGGATGCCACGGGCATCTTCCACTCCAAAGACAAGGCGAAGGCCCACATCGACGCCGGCGCGAAGAAGGTCGTCTACACCGGCCCCTCGAAGGACGACACCCCGATGTTCGTCTGCGGCGTCAACCTCGACAAGTACACGCCGGACATGCAGTTTGTGTCCAACGCCTCCTGCACGACAAACTGTCTCGCCCCGCTGGCGAAGGTCATCCATGACAAATTCGGCATCACCGACGGTCTGATGACGACGATCCACGCCACCACGGCCACCCAGCTCACGGTGGACGGCGCCTCCAAGAAGGACTGGCGCGGCGGCCGCGCGGCGTCAGGCAACATCATCCCGAGTTCCACCGGCGCCGCGAAGGCGGTGGGCAAGGTTATCCCCGAGCTGAACGGAAAGCTCACGGGTCTGTCGATGCGCGTACCGACGCTGGACGTCTCGGTGGTGGACCTGACGGTCAACCTGAAGACGCCCGCGAAGTACGACGAGATCTGCGCCGTCATCAAGGCCGCGAGCGAAGGCCCCCTCAAAGGCATCCTCGGCTACACAGAGGACTCCGTCGTCTCAAGCGACTTCGTCGGCGAGTCCCGCACCTCAGTCTTCGATGCCAAGGCCGGCATCGCGCTGACAGATACCTTTGTCAAGCTGGTCGCCTGGTACGACAACGAGTGGGGCTATTCGAGCAAGGTCATCGACCTCATCGTCTACATGAACAGCGTGGACAACAAGTGA
- a CDS encoding ribosomal L7Ae/L30e/S12e/Gadd45 family protein: MLEELKTAPKKTVGLKQTRKALTDGAAKSVFVARDAEVRVRQPVLALCEETGVPVFWADTMEELGRACGIEVGAAVAAVL, translated from the coding sequence TTGTTGGAGGAACTTAAAACCGCGCCCAAAAAGACGGTGGGTCTGAAGCAGACGCGCAAAGCGCTGACAGACGGCGCGGCTAAGTCCGTGTTTGTGGCCCGCGACGCCGAAGTGCGCGTCAGACAGCCGGTGCTCGCCCTGTGTGAAGAGACGGGGGTGCCCGTTTTTTGGGCGGATACCATGGAGGAACTCGGCCGCGCCTGCGGCATCGAAGTGGGCGCCGCCGTGGCGGCCGTCCTATAA
- the rpoC gene encoding DNA-directed RNA polymerase subunit beta' — protein sequence MSYAPFESIKIGLASPEMIRTWSHGEVKKPETINYRTLKPERDGLFCERIFGPQKDWECYCGKYKKIRYKGRVCDRCGVEVTKAKVRRERMGHIDLAAPVSHIWYFKGIPSRMGLVLDMSPRLLEKVLYFAAYIVVDPGDTPLQKKQILTEKEYRDMREKYEDDFRAGMGAETVRELLAEMDVERLSHELRAELKESSGQKKMRIIKRLEVVESFRQSGNRPEWMIMDVVPVIPPEIRPMVQLDGGRFATSDLNDLYRRVINRNNRLKRLLQLGAPDIIVRNEKRMLQEAVDALIDNGRRGRPVTGPNNRALKSLSDMLKGKQGRFRQNLLGKRVDYSGRSVIVVGPELKLYQCGLPKEMALELFKPFVMKKLVEDGMANNIKSAKKMVERNRIEVYDALENIISEHPVLLNRAPTLHRLGIQAFEPVLVEGRALKLHPLVCTAYNADFDGDQMAVHVPLSAEAQAEARFLMLSANNLLHPKDGRPVTVPTQDMVLGSYYLTIERDEIGAGKVFSSTNEALMAYEAREVGIHAPIRVRVTCEVNGQPVTRLIHATVGRILFNEAIPQDLGFVNRDDPEHVCDLEITFLTGKKELGLIIERGIKRHGFARSALLLDDIKALGFKYSTKGAVTISISDMVVPDEKAALIEAAEKKVAAIDRQYNRGFITNEERYRLVIEEWDETTKKVTAAMQNNLDSFNPIYMMAHSGARGSMNQIRQLAGMRGLMANTAGKTIEIPIKANFREGLSVLEYFISSRGARKGLADTALRTADSGYLTRRLVDVSQDVIIREVDCGVKDGITVFEIISEGSVIEPLLDRLTGRFLAEDLLDGAGRLLLPRDTLLGEDEARKIIDAGIREVKVRSLLTCRARHGVCARCYGANLATGEQVNVGESVGIIAAQSIGEPGTQLTMRTFHTGGVAGDDITQGLPRVEELFEARKPKRVAVLSEIAGTVSIEDTRKGAIHLVTVTDSEGNNHAYQIPSSATLKVKDGQAIEKGAELTEGALNPHDVLAILGVSAVHNYLIQEVQHVYRQQGVDINDKHIEVIVRQMMRKVKVETAGDTELLMGAMVDIFEFEEQNEKVAKRLAAGETDLAPATCSLLLLGITKASLATDSFLSAASFQETTRVLTEAAIRGKVDSLLGLKENVIIGKLVPAGSGMERYRDFEATLIRPPEYEEEYNVVAVSE from the coding sequence ATGAGTTACGCGCCGTTTGAATCCATCAAGATTGGGCTGGCCTCTCCGGAGATGATCCGCACCTGGTCCCACGGTGAGGTGAAAAAGCCCGAGACCATCAACTACCGGACGCTGAAGCCGGAGCGCGACGGGCTGTTTTGTGAACGTATCTTTGGCCCGCAGAAGGACTGGGAATGTTACTGCGGCAAGTATAAGAAGATCCGTTACAAGGGGCGCGTCTGCGACCGCTGCGGCGTCGAGGTCACGAAGGCTAAGGTGCGCCGCGAGCGCATGGGCCACATCGACCTGGCCGCGCCCGTGTCTCACATCTGGTACTTCAAGGGCATTCCCTCTCGCATGGGGCTGGTGCTCGATATGTCGCCGCGCCTGCTCGAGAAGGTGCTCTATTTTGCCGCCTACATCGTTGTGGATCCGGGCGACACGCCGCTGCAAAAGAAGCAGATCCTCACCGAGAAGGAATACCGCGATATGCGGGAAAAATACGAGGACGATTTCCGCGCCGGCATGGGCGCGGAGACGGTGCGCGAGCTGCTGGCCGAGATGGATGTGGAGCGGCTCTCCCACGAGCTACGCGCCGAGTTGAAGGAGTCTTCCGGCCAGAAGAAGATGCGCATCATCAAGCGGTTGGAGGTCGTCGAGTCCTTCCGGCAGTCAGGCAACCGGCCGGAATGGATGATCATGGACGTCGTACCGGTCATTCCGCCGGAGATCCGCCCGATGGTGCAGCTCGACGGCGGCCGCTTTGCCACGTCGGACCTAAACGACCTCTACCGCCGCGTGATCAACCGGAACAACCGGCTGAAGAGGCTGCTGCAGCTCGGTGCGCCTGACATCATCGTGCGCAACGAGAAGCGGATGCTCCAGGAGGCGGTGGACGCGCTGATCGACAACGGCCGCCGCGGCCGCCCGGTCACCGGCCCCAACAACCGCGCGCTCAAGAGCCTGTCCGACATGTTGAAGGGCAAGCAGGGGCGGTTCCGCCAGAACTTGCTTGGCAAGCGCGTCGACTATTCGGGCCGCAGCGTCATCGTGGTCGGGCCGGAGCTGAAGCTTTACCAGTGCGGCCTGCCGAAGGAGATGGCGCTGGAGCTCTTCAAGCCGTTTGTGATGAAGAAGCTCGTGGAAGATGGCATGGCCAACAACATCAAGAGCGCCAAAAAGATGGTCGAGCGCAACCGCATTGAGGTCTACGACGCGCTGGAGAACATCATTTCCGAGCACCCGGTGCTCCTAAACCGCGCGCCCACGCTGCACCGCCTCGGCATTCAGGCGTTTGAACCGGTGTTGGTCGAGGGCCGCGCGCTGAAGCTTCACCCGCTCGTGTGTACGGCGTACAACGCCGACTTCGACGGCGACCAGATGGCTGTCCACGTGCCGCTGTCCGCCGAGGCGCAGGCCGAGGCGCGTTTCCTGATGCTCTCGGCCAACAACCTGCTGCACCCAAAGGACGGCCGGCCGGTCACGGTGCCGACGCAGGACATGGTGCTCGGTTCCTATTACCTGACGATCGAGCGGGACGAGATCGGCGCCGGCAAGGTCTTTTCAAGTACCAACGAGGCACTGATGGCCTATGAGGCCCGGGAGGTGGGCATCCACGCCCCGATCCGCGTACGCGTCACCTGCGAGGTGAACGGACAGCCGGTCACCCGGCTGATCCACGCCACCGTGGGCCGAATCTTGTTCAACGAGGCGATCCCGCAGGACCTCGGCTTCGTGAACCGAGACGACCCGGAGCACGTGTGCGACCTGGAGATCACCTTCCTCACGGGCAAGAAGGAGCTGGGTCTTATCATTGAGCGCGGCATTAAGCGTCATGGCTTTGCCCGCTCCGCGCTGCTGCTGGACGACATCAAAGCCTTGGGCTTCAAATATTCCACAAAGGGCGCCGTCACGATCTCGATCTCCGACATGGTGGTGCCGGACGAGAAGGCCGCCCTGATCGAGGCCGCCGAAAAGAAAGTCGCGGCCATCGACCGGCAGTACAACCGCGGTTTTATCACCAATGAAGAGCGTTATCGCCTGGTTATCGAGGAGTGGGACGAGACCACGAAGAAGGTCACGGCGGCCATGCAGAACAACCTAGACAGCTTCAACCCGATTTATATGATGGCGCACTCGGGCGCGCGCGGCAGTATGAACCAGATTCGCCAGCTCGCCGGGATGCGCGGCCTCATGGCCAATACGGCCGGTAAGACAATCGAGATCCCGATCAAGGCGAATTTCCGCGAGGGGCTCTCGGTGCTGGAATACTTCATCTCCTCGCGCGGCGCGCGTAAGGGCCTGGCCGACACGGCGCTGCGCACCGCCGACTCCGGGTATCTGACGCGCCGCCTTGTGGATGTGTCGCAGGATGTGATCATCCGCGAGGTGGACTGCGGCGTCAAAGACGGCATCACGGTGTTTGAGATCATATCGGAGGGCTCTGTCATCGAGCCGTTGCTCGACCGCCTGACGGGGCGTTTTCTGGCCGAGGATCTGCTGGACGGCGCGGGCCGGCTCCTGTTGCCGCGCGACACGCTGCTGGGTGAGGATGAGGCAAGGAAAATCATTGACGCCGGCATCCGGGAGGTCAAGGTGCGCAGTCTCCTGACCTGCCGAGCCCGTCATGGCGTTTGCGCCCGTTGTTACGGGGCGAACCTTGCCACCGGCGAGCAGGTCAATGTGGGCGAGAGCGTTGGCATCATCGCCGCCCAGTCGATTGGCGAGCCGGGCACCCAGCTCACGATGCGCACCTTCCACACCGGCGGCGTCGCCGGGGACGACATCACGCAGGGTCTGCCGCGCGTCGAGGAGCTCTTTGAGGCGCGCAAGCCGAAACGTGTGGCGGTGCTCTCCGAGATCGCCGGCACCGTGTCCATCGAGGACACCCGCAAGGGCGCGATCCATTTGGTCACCGTCACGGACAGCGAGGGCAACAACCACGCCTACCAGATCCCCAGTTCGGCCACACTCAAGGTGAAGGACGGGCAGGCGATCGAAAAGGGCGCGGAACTCACGGAGGGCGCGCTGAACCCGCACGACGTGCTGGCCATCCTGGGCGTGTCAGCCGTGCATAACTACCTCATCCAAGAGGTGCAGCACGTCTACCGTCAGCAGGGCGTGGATATCAACGACAAACACATCGAGGTCATCGTGCGCCAGATGATGCGCAAGGTCAAGGTGGAGACCGCCGGGGACACCGAACTGCTGATGGGCGCGATGGTGGATATCTTTGAATTTGAGGAGCAAAACGAAAAGGTCGCAAAGCGGCTCGCCGCCGGGGAGACGGACCTGGCGCCGGCCACCTGCTCGCTGCTGCTGCTCGGCATCACCAAGGCGTCTCTTGCGACCGACAGCTTCCTGTCCGCCGCCTCGTTCCAGGAGACGACGCGCGTGCTGACGGAGGCCGCCATCCGGGGCAAGGTCGACAGCCTGCTCGGCCTCAAGGAGAACGTCATCATCGGCAAGCTGGTTCCCGCCGGGTCCGGCATGGAACGTTACCGCGACTTTGAGGCGACGCTCATAAGACCCCCCGAGTACGAGGAAGAGTACAACGTTGTGGCGGTGTCCGAGTAG